The Nocardioides houyundeii genome includes the window TTGGCACCCTCGACGGTGCCGCCGAAGTCGACGTCGTCGCGGATCGGGCGGAAGCCGGTCAGGGCGAACTGACGCTGCCCCTCGTCGCTGAGGACGAAGTCCAGCCAGTCGGTGGCGATCGGGTCGGCGTCCTTCAGCACGGCGCCCGGGTTCTCGATGAGCAGCGTGGTCTCGGGGATGATGTACTCGAAGCCCTCGTCGTTCTGGGCGGCCAGGATGGCCTCGTTCTCGTAGGCCATCAGCACGTCGCCGGTGCCGCCGAGGAAGGCGGTGGTGGCGTCACGCCCGCTGCCGGGCAGCGAGACGACGTTGCCGAAGAACTCGTCGACGTACGTCTGGGCGTCCTTCTCGGTGCCACCGGCAGCGATGGACTGACCCCACGCGGCGAGCGCGTTCCAGCGGGCCGCGCCCGAGGATGCGGGGTTGGGCGTGACGATCTCGACGCCCGGCTTGACCAGGTCGTCCCAGGTCTGGATGTTCTTGGGGTTGCCGTCTCGGACGCCGAAGACGACGACCGAGTGGGACACGATCCCCTTGTTCTCGCCGGCGTCCCAGTCGTCGGCGACCAGGTCGGCGTCGACGAGACGGGTCACGTCGCTGGGGACGGAGAAGTGGACGTAGTCGGCCTCGAGGCCGGACTCCACCGCACGGCTCTGGTCGCCGGAGGCGCCGTAGGACGTCTGGAACTTCGCGTCCTTGCCGGCGTCGGTCTTGACGAACTCGGCAGCGATGGCCTTGTTGGCCGCCTCGGGAACCGCGAACCCGACGATGTTGATGGTGCTGTCGTCCGCCGCGCTGTCGGCGTCGCCGCCGCATCCGGCCAGCGCCGCCACGCTGGCGATCGCGAGAGCCGCGATGGCGCCCACTCGTGTCCTGCTCGTGCTCTTCATCGTTGCTCCCTGCTTGAAGCCGCCCCTCGACGACTAACCGGCCAATGTTCACAAGATTACATGACTTTAGAGACATAGGTTGAATCTGAGACGGGTACTCCGGCGTGTCGCAGGTCACCCGGCTCGGTTTCCCCTGTTTTGGACGATTCAAGACGAGGTCGGTGTTCGCACACTGCAGGGTTAATGTGGACGACGCCCCGTCACCGAAGCAGTCACCCACCCGCGTCCATGCGAGTAGTGAAGGAAAGACACGCTGTGCCCAAGCAGGTCAAGCAGCTCGATCGCGTCATCATCCGTTTCGCTGGCGACTCCGGGGACGGCATGCAGCTCACCGGAGACCGGTTCACCCAGGAGTCCGCGGCATTCGGCAACGACCTCGCGACCCTGCCCAACTTCCCCGCCGAGATCCGCGCACCCCAGGGGACCCTCCCCGGCGTGTCGTCGTTCCAGGTGCACTTCGCCGACCACGACATCCTGACCCCGGGCGACGCCCCCGACGTGCTCGTCGCGATGAACCCCGCGGCCCTGCGTGCCAACCTGGGCGACCTCCCCAAGGGCGCGACCATCATCGTCGACACCCACGACTTCACCGCCCGCAACCTGACCAAGGCCGGCTACGCGACGTCTCCGCTGGAGGACGAGTCGCTGGCCGAGTACGCCGTGCACTCCCTCGACCTCACCGGCATGACGGTCGCGGCGGTCAAGGAGTTCGGGCTCTCCCGCAAGGACGCGGCCCGGGCCAAGAACATGTTCGCCCTGGGCCTGCTGTCGTGGATGTACGGACGGCCCACCGAGTCCACGGTCGAGTTCCTGTCCCGGCGGTTCGCCAAGGTGCCCGACATCCGCGACGCCAACATCACCGCGTTCAAGTCCGGCTACTACTTCGGCGAGACCACCGAGTCGTTCGTGGTCTCCTACGAGATCAAGCCCGCGCCGATGGCGCCCGGCACCTACCGCAACATCACCGGCAACCTGGCGCTGGCCTACGGGCTGGTGGCCGGCGGCGTGCAGTCCGGGCTCCCGGTGTTCCTGGGCTCCTACCCCATCACCCCGGCCTCCGACATCCTGCACGAGCTCAGCAAGCACAAGGCGTTCGGCGTGACCACGCTGCAGGCCGAGGACGAGATCGCCGGCGTCGGTGCCGCCATCGGCGCCTCCTTCGTCGGTCACCTCGGTGTGACCACCACCTCCGGCCCCGGCATCGCCTTGAAGTCCGAGGCCATCGGCCTCGCCGTGATGACCGAGCTGCCCCTGGTCGTCGTCGACGTCCAGCGCGGCGGCCCCTCCACCGGGCTGCCCACCAAGACCGAGCAGGCCGACCTGCTCCAGGCCATGTTCGGGCGCAACGGCGAGTCGCCGGTGCCGGTGGTCGCACCCCAGTCGCCCGGCGACTGCTTCGACGCCGCGGTCGAGGCGATCCGGATCGCGGTCACCTACCGGACCCCGGTGATGCTGCTCTCCGACGGCATGCTCGCCAACGGCTCCGAGCCGTGGCGCGTCCCGGAGGTCTCCGAGCTGCCGGTCATCGACCCCGACTTCGCCACCGAGCCCAACCACACCACGCAGGACAAGAACGGTCAGGACACGACCGAGTTCTGGCCCTACGTCCGTGACGAGGCCACGCTGGCGCGGCCCTGGGCGATCCCGGGCACCCCGGGCCTGGAGCACCGCATCGGTGGCCTGGAGAAGGGCGACGGGCACGGCAACATCTCCTACGACCCCGCCAACCACGACTACATGGTCCGCACCCGTGCCGCCAAGGTCGCGCGGATCGCGGACTCCCTGCCGCCGCTGGAGGTCGATGACCCCTCCGGCCAGGCCAAGGTCCTGGTGCTGGGCTGGGGCTCGACCTACGGCCCCATCGGCGCCGCCGTACGCCGGGTGCGCAAGGCCGGCTACCACGTCGCCCAGACCCACCTGCGCCACCTCAACCCGATGCCCAACGACCTGGGCGAGATCCTGGCCCGCTACGACCGGGTCCTGGTCCCGGAGATGAACCTGGGCCAGCTCTCCATGCTGCTGCGCTCGAAGTACCTGGTCGACACGGTCGGGTACAACCAGGTCAACGGCATGCCCATCAAGGCCGCCGAGCTGGCCGACGCCATCGGACAGCTGGTCTCAGCCGCCGAGGGCGTGCCCGTGAACCTCTCCCCCGACCTCACCGCCCCCGCGGAAGGAGCCACCCGATGACCGCCACCCAGGGCGACAGCTCACCCCTCACCACC containing:
- a CDS encoding sulfate ABC transporter substrate-binding protein, translated to MKSTSRTRVGAIAALAIASVAALAGCGGDADSAADDSTINIVGFAVPEAANKAIAAEFVKTDAGKDAKFQTSYGASGDQSRAVESGLEADYVHFSVPSDVTRLVDADLVADDWDAGENKGIVSHSVVVFGVRDGNPKNIQTWDDLVKPGVEIVTPNPASSGAARWNALAAWGQSIAAGGTEKDAQTYVDEFFGNVVSLPGSGRDATTAFLGGTGDVLMAYENEAILAAQNDEGFEYIIPETTLLIENPGAVLKDADPIATDWLDFVLSDEGQRQFALTGFRPIRDDVDFGGTVEGAKDPSDPFPAVPDLLTVDEDFGGWGEVSGKFFDEETGLITKAIAASGKATE
- a CDS encoding 2-oxoacid:acceptor oxidoreductase subunit alpha; protein product: MPKQVKQLDRVIIRFAGDSGDGMQLTGDRFTQESAAFGNDLATLPNFPAEIRAPQGTLPGVSSFQVHFADHDILTPGDAPDVLVAMNPAALRANLGDLPKGATIIVDTHDFTARNLTKAGYATSPLEDESLAEYAVHSLDLTGMTVAAVKEFGLSRKDAARAKNMFALGLLSWMYGRPTESTVEFLSRRFAKVPDIRDANITAFKSGYYFGETTESFVVSYEIKPAPMAPGTYRNITGNLALAYGLVAGGVQSGLPVFLGSYPITPASDILHELSKHKAFGVTTLQAEDEIAGVGAAIGASFVGHLGVTTTSGPGIALKSEAIGLAVMTELPLVVVDVQRGGPSTGLPTKTEQADLLQAMFGRNGESPVPVVAPQSPGDCFDAAVEAIRIAVTYRTPVMLLSDGMLANGSEPWRVPEVSELPVIDPDFATEPNHTTQDKNGQDTTEFWPYVRDEATLARPWAIPGTPGLEHRIGGLEKGDGHGNISYDPANHDYMVRTRAAKVARIADSLPPLEVDDPSGQAKVLVLGWGSTYGPIGAAVRRVRKAGYHVAQTHLRHLNPMPNDLGEILARYDRVLVPEMNLGQLSMLLRSKYLVDTVGYNQVNGMPIKAAELADAIGQLVSAAEGVPVNLSPDLTAPAEGATR